A window of the Hordeum vulgare subsp. vulgare chromosome 5H, MorexV3_pseudomolecules_assembly, whole genome shotgun sequence genome harbors these coding sequences:
- the LOC123398774 gene encoding bidirectional sugar transporter SWEET16-like, which translates to MHLFFLLVPSTGFIGERAMNSTLFIIGVIGNIISVLVFVSPIPTFWRIVRSRSTEDFEAAPYVLTLLNTLLWLYYGLTKPDGLLIATVNGFGAVMETIYIVLFLVYASDKGKRVKTAKLVAALDIGFFGVVFAVTSFAIGGLDMKIMVIGLICACLSVFMYGSPLAAVRTVITSKSVEYMPFFLSFFLFLNGGVWATYAILDGDVFLGVPNGIGCFLGAIQLVIYAVYMNSKVGSRSHGNDEAAYDASASLLSSKASKHGQHDVSVSV; encoded by the exons atgcacctcttcttcctcctcgtcccTTCCACCGGATTTATCGGCGAGCGCGCCATGAATTCCACTCTCTTCATCATCGGCGTCATTG GGAACATCATCTCAGTTCTGGTCTTCGTTTCTCCCAT CCCGACGTTCTGGAGGATCGTGAGGAGCAGGTCGACGGAGGACTTCGAGGCGGCGCCATATGTGCTCACGCTGCTCAACACGCTCCTATGGCTCTACTACGGCCTCACCAAGCCCGACGGCCTGCTCATCGCCACCGTCAACGGCTTCGGTGCCGTCATGGAGACCATCTACATCGTGCTCTTCCTCGTCTACGCCTCCGACAAAGGCAAAAGG GTTAAAACCGCGAAGTTGGTGGCAGCTTTGGACATTGGGTTTTTCGGGGTCGTTTTCGCCGTCACATCATTTGCCATTGGTGGGCTGGACATGAAAATCATGGTTATTGGCTTGATATGTGCATGCCTTAGCGTGTTCATGTATGGGTCCCCACTCGCTGCCGTG AGAACGGTGATCACTTCAAAGAGCGTGGAGTACatgcccttcttcctctccttcttcctcttcctcaacgGAGGAGTCTGGGCCACGTATGCAATACTCGACGGAGACGTCTTCCTCGGG GTCCCAAATGGGATAGGCTGCTTCTTGGGCGCCATCCAGCTGGTTATCTATGCGGTGTACATGAACAGCAAGGTCGGCTCTCGCTCTCATGGCAATGACGAAGCAGCGTACGATGCTTCGGCTTCTCTTTTGTCCTCTAAGGCCAGTAAACATGGCCAGCATGATGTATCCGTTTCCGTTTAG